Within Terriglobales bacterium, the genomic segment TGCCCGAGGCACATCTACGGTGACAACTCCGGAAGCCTCAAGAGGAAGGGTTCGCACAGAGTCTGGCGTTGCCACCTCGTTGGAAGTGGTGCTGATCGGCTTCGTGGGCCGCAGACGCGCATTGTCGCAGTTGAAGCTAACTCGACGACACGAATCCACGAATATCCCGTAACCTATGGTGCTGACGTAGAACGGAACAGGAGCGTGCGAATCGCCGGTATCGACTTTGGGATCAGCGTTAACGCGAATGGTCTTCTTCTTACCCCGCTGAGCGAACGAAAGCAACTGTAGTCCGAACCCGAAGATGTTCTCGTTCGGCGCTAGCGGTAACGTTATCAGGCAGCCAAGGGGTCCCACTTTCGCGCCAAGTAATTTGATCGACGCCTCTTGTGGGGCTGGGAGTCGGCGAAGAGCTCCTTCGGCGGGCGGGATCGTTCGGCCCGAAATGGGCGTGTACTTCTCAGGAACGCCGATCGTGGCCTTCCAAATACCCGGGAACACCGGAGCCCATGTGAGGGAAGTTTGTCTCTTTGGCGAAGCCGGCTCCTTGACGGGCGACGCCGCGGCTGCGGTGGCCGCCAGTGCCAGAGCCGATCCCTTCAGCAGATCCCTTCGATTCATCATCCGTCACCTGTGGCAGTGTGCTTCCTGTTAGGGAACAGTTTTCATGAGCGGACAGCTTCGCCTTGCGAAGCAATCCAGTCGCGCACGCGATCTCGCGAGATTACACCCTCAACCGCACCGATCCGTTGAACACTCAGGGCGCCAACTGCATTGGCGAAACGCGCGATTTCAGGCAATGGCAATCCTTGTTGGTGCGCCGCCAGGAATCCTGCAACAAAACAGTCGCCTGCGCCGGTAGTGTCGACGGCGTTAACCGGAAATGCTGGGCAGACAACTTCTTCGCGGCCATAGATCGCGCAGCCGCGGTGGCCCAGTTTGATGACGACCAGTGAGACACCCTCCTCCAATAAGACGCGAGCAGCAGCGTGCGCCTCAACATGACCGGTAATCATGCGAGCTTCATCTTCATTCATGAAGAAGATGTCGATTTGCGTGAGACAAGGTTGGAGGGCTTGCATCCATTCGCCGTAAGGATCCCAGTTCGTGTCGAACGAGGTTGTGAGACCTGCGTGCTTGGCATCGGCCAGAATCTTTCTCCCATTCATCCGGAGATGCGGCACCACGAACAGGCTGGAAAGATGGAGATGAGAGAAGCCTTTTCGAAGATCGCCGGCAAAGGCGACCGGTTGTGCGAACGCATCTTCACTCGCGCCGAGGCGATGCAGGAATTGTCTCTGACCATCGGCCCCAATTAGCGCTACCGACGTAGCAGTAGGCTTCGATTGACGGATTACGCCGTTGCTATCGACGCCGCACGATCGCAAGCCGTCGAGAATGAAATCGGCTTGAGCGTCTGAGCCAACGGCACCCAAGATATAGACGGGGACCCCAAGGATCGCAAGCGCTCGGGCAGTGTTCGCTGCGTTGCCACCGATGCGGTACTCGATGCTGTCCACGAACGTGGTAGTTCCGAAGCGGAGTTCGCCGAAGGGCTTGACGAGGATGTCGTAAACAAGACTTCCAGCGCAAATAATGCCGCCCTTCTCTTTGTCGCTCATGCATGCTCCATTTGCAGATGCTTGCGAAGCGATTCGACGCCTGTGCGAGGGCTCGTGAGTATTCGGCCGTTGGAAGCGTCCTGGCGGACTGCCACCAGTCGTGCCATGCTGCCCTGGGCAAGAACGACCACCTCATTTTCGTCGATGGCACGGTCGATGACAGCATTTACCAGGGCGTCGTGCTTTTGGGGATCGCCAGAGAGCAGGGAGTCAAAGGCGGAGTCGGCGACATAAGACTTCACTTCAATGTTGCGTCCGCTCAGCTTTGCCTTGCGAAGGATCAGTTGCTTGGTGGGGTCCAACGTAGTGGCAAGCGTCGCGATCACTCCGATACGGGAACCTGATTCCACAGCACGCTCCGCCATCGCTTCGTCAATCCTGACGACCGGGATGTCCACAACTCGCGCAAGCATCTCGGCGGCTTCGCCGACTGACGAGCAACAGTTCAGGATCGCGCTCGCACCTGCGCTGGCCGCGAGCACGCCGTATCCGATCAACCGGCGGGTCACCGCTGTCGTTAGGTGACCTGCTTCGCGGACTTCCGATAAGAGCCCGTCGTCCATGATGTTCACGAGGCTGGTGCCGGGCAGAAGTTCCTTTACAAGAGGCTTGATAACTTCCACGAGGACGGGACCGGTATGGATGGCATAAAGAGTTTTAGCAGACATAATTACCTGGGCTGTTCCTCTGGTTTAGGACAAGAGCGGATCGCCTCTCTCGCTTGAAGAAAGAAATCCTCTCCTCCGAAATTGCCTGATTTAAGTACGACCGGCATGATCGGCGTGGTGATGGAAGCGCAAAGTGGAACTCCGGGCACGATGTTCCGCCCTATCCTAAGAGCCTTTATCCCGATCGTTCGGCAGATGGTTCCCGAGGTCTCACCCCCCGCAACAACTATTCCTTGAGGAAGAACGTGGCTGACGATGTCTCTGGCGATAGCCCCGAGACCTGCGGAGATCTTCATTCCTACAGAAATGGGGTTCGAACCTTGTGCGAGTGCCCATTGATGAACAGCATGGACGCTCTTCGCATTCGTTCTGATGAAGACATCTTTGCCAGACTTGAGAAGAGCGACCGCCTCGGCGACCAGATTCGTTCGATCAAAAACCTCAGAGGCCAACTCGGTTCCCTCGAGGACATACGAGTGAACACCGGTATGCTCGAAGTACTTGCTCTGCACACGAGTGGCTTCTGAGCAACTTCCGGAGATGATGAGCGTGCCGACCCTCGTATCGGCGCTCGTAATGCTGCGGGATTGTTGTCCCTCGGACCAAAATCCCCGGCGCCGCCATGCAGCAGCGAGCGTTACGGCGTATCCCGAGCTGCCGGTGATTAATGGCATGTCGGCGATGACTTCGGAGATAACCTCCAAATCGCTGTCGCAGATGCAATCGATCACCGCGATTTCCACTCCGCTCTCCTGCAGTGCCTTCAGTTCGTGCCTGAGCGATAGCGCTCCGCTCCGAACTGCCGGATGAGCAGCGAGTCCGACCTTTCTCCCGGTCTGCGATTGCAGATGCGAGACGAGATTGGAGTTCGTCATGGGATTCAGCGGGTGGTTCCGCATCGACGATTCCGACAGAAGCTGCGTGCCGACGAAATGATGCCCCACGTATGTGGTGCGACCGTTGATCGGAAGCGCGGGGACCGCAACCGTAAACGGCTGCCCAAGGGCGTCCATGGCAGCGTCGATGGACGGTCCGATGTTGCCCTCGGGAGTGGAGTCGAAGGTGCTGCAGTACTTGACCGCAACAGTTCGCGGCTTCAACGGAAGAATCAACTGACACGCTTCACGGCTCTTTCTGTATGCCTCTTGCGGCGGCAGAGCCCTGGAGGCGATTGCGAACACCAGCGCATCGGCGTCCTGCGCCCACTGCTGGATCTCCTGGGACGTTGCTGAATCCAGAATGACGAGGGTGCGCATTCTCTGACTGGCCAGCATACCTGCGATGTCGCTGGCGCCGGTGTCGTCATCCGCGATACTGGCAAAGGTCAGGTTCACGCTCGCCCTCGGTTACGTAAGTAGCTGACTTCAGCCGCACCAAGGGCCTTCCCGCGCTCTCCCAAGATGAAGAAGAGACGAGCTGTTTCTTCAATTTCCTCCGCAAGGGCCGAGGCTTCGAGCAGGTTCCTTCCAAGTGCGACGGAGCCATGGTTGCGCATCAACATGGCTGGTGTCTCCGGAGCTAGTTTTTCCAACTCCGTGGCGAGACGAACGTCACCGGGAGGAAAATACGCGATCACGGGAAGGCACGGTACACGCATAGCGTAGTACGGAGTGAAGGCGGGCAGTGCGTCCTTGGTGTTCAGCTCTTTCAAACAACTCACCGCAGTCGCGAATCCCGAATGCAGATGCACGACCGCATGGCACTCGGGGCGTGAGCGATATGCCGCCAAGTGCAGAGGAAGTTCCTTCGTAGGCTTACAGGCGCTCGTTGCGGTTCCGTCCATATTACACACGGCAATGTCCTCCGCAGAGAGATCGCCGAGTGAACAGCCGGTCGCGGTGCAGTAAATGCTTCCCTCCACTCTGCAACTGATGTTCCCCGCTGTCCCGAACGCATACCCACGAGTAAACAAGCTCCGTCCCGTGGCTATGATCGAGCGAATTAAATCGTCCGAATGCATCAGGATTCCTTGTCTACAGGAAGTTCGCGAACGGGCCCGACAACGATTCCCCACATGCAAGCACCTGCCAACGCGATCAACCCAGTCATGACAAACGAGGTGCGGAACGAGCCCGTTTGGGTCGCCAGTTCTCCCGTGAGCCACGAGGCAACGATCCCAGAAAAATTCCCGATACCATTTTGAAGTCCCGTCCACCGCCCAGCCATTGCTGGCCCGGCTATCGTCTGTGTGATGGCCCAGTGGTTGGAAGTGTAAGTCCCGAAGGCAAAACATGCGAACAGCAACATCGCAAGCGAGAAGGACGCGCTCTGCACGTATCCAACAACCAGAATAGAAGCGGAACCAAGCAGGCCGCCAACCACTACCGACTTTCGCACGATCGTCGGCGAAACTCCTCGCCGAATGTATCGGTCGGATAGCCAACCTGCGCAGAGTGTACCGATGGCAATCACCAGAAACGCAATCGATCCAACATTTGCCATCGCCTGCGTTGATAGACCTTTATCCTTCACCAGGTAGGACGGAAGCCATATCAAGAGAAAGAACCAGACGTAGTTACCGCAAAAGTGTCCGGCGAATGTTCCCCATGCGGAACGACTGGACAGGATGCGTGCAACGGACCCTCCGCTGACCGGCTTGTTGATCGGCGAACTCGAAGAACGGGCCGCGAATAGAAACCACGGGACTACCCAAGCGAGGCTAATCACTCCAAGCACAACGAAGAAGATGCGCCAGTCGAAACGGACGAGCAGCATACCGCCGAGAAACATTCCCACGGACGGCCCAAGTTTGGAGGCGGCATCGAGGAACGCGTTCGCAGTGCCGCGAGAGGTCTGGGGGACATCGGTGGCTAGGATCCTGGAATAGCATGGATACGCAAAAGATTCGCCCGCCCCAAGGATCAGTCGCATCGCGAAAATTGCCCAAAACGAAGACAAGAACCCTGTGACAAGCGTTGACAATCCCCACACCAATGCGCTGATCCCAAACACCATGGTGACCCGGAACCGATCACACAGCCACCCGGAGATTCCCACCAGTTGGAATAGCGCGTAAGTCCAGAAGAAAGCTGAGGAGAGCACCCCGATTTGCGCGGTGGTCAACCCCATGTCCTTCTGCATTAGCGGAGCAGCGATCGAGAGGTTCGACCGGTCGATGTAGTTGATGAACATCGACGTCGTAAGCAACAACGGCAGCGCATACTTCGACGCGGTCACTCTCGTCTCATTCGCGCGCCCATTTACAGCCACGTTCATGCTCGTTGCAACCGCTGCTGCCAAGGAATGGCACTCCTGAGCAGTTGATTGAGTCTCTCCAGGTTTGCTGCGCCTTGAGTCTCGAGCCACTTGCGGAACGCTCCTACTCCTTGTGTTGCGTATACCGAAACTCCGTCCTGCCATGTTGCACGTCCGCAGAGCACGCCCGAGTACCTGGCGCCGGATTCGTTCGCCATCCGGAGAGACTCGAGAAACACCGGAGTTGAAACGCCGGCGCTCAGGTAGATGTATGGACAGTGCGCGACCTTGTCTGCGGCGCGGAACGAATCCAACGCTTCGTCCATCGTGTATGCCGTCTCTCCCCGATGGACAGCGCTCCCTTGCACATAGGTTGGGACGACTGGAAACTCCACCTTCAAAATGTCCACTTTGTAGATGTCGCGCGAGAACTCCCGCATCAGTTCAATCACCAGTGCCGGCTTTGCTTTCGCGAATGCGAAATCGGACATTGGCGCCTTGCCCGCAGGTACCGGATCGTAGAGAACTGGCTCAAGGAAAAACGGCATGCCTAGCGCTTCGCATTCGTTTCCGATGCGTTCAATGAGGATTCGCTTTTCGAGGTTTGGGCGGTCGTCATCCAGAGGTGAGTAATGAAGAAGAATTTTGATGCCGCTCGATCCCGCGTCGCGTAGGGTGCGCACTGAATGTTCCGGCATCAGAGCCAGCATTCTGTTCGGGCGCGGGTTCTCATATCCGTCAGCTTCGTAGG encodes:
- the otnK gene encoding 3-oxo-tetronate kinase, whose amino-acid sequence is MNLTFASIADDDTGASDIAGMLASQRMRTLVILDSATSQEIQQWAQDADALVFAIASRALPPQEAYRKSREACQLILPLKPRTVAVKYCSTFDSTPEGNIGPSIDAAMDALGQPFTVAVPALPINGRTTYVGHHFVGTQLLSESSMRNHPLNPMTNSNLVSHLQSQTGRKVGLAAHPAVRSGALSLRHELKALQESGVEIAVIDCICDSDLEVISEVIADMPLITGSSGYAVTLAAAWRRRGFWSEGQQSRSITSADTRVGTLIISGSCSEATRVQSKYFEHTGVHSYVLEGTELASEVFDRTNLVAEAVALLKSGKDVFIRTNAKSVHAVHQWALAQGSNPISVGMKISAGLGAIARDIVSHVLPQGIVVAGGETSGTICRTIGIKALRIGRNIVPGVPLCASITTPIMPVVLKSGNFGGEDFFLQAREAIRSCPKPEEQPR
- a CDS encoding class II aldolase/adducin family protein, with the protein product MHSDDLIRSIIATGRSLFTRGYAFGTAGNISCRVEGSIYCTATGCSLGDLSAEDIAVCNMDGTATSACKPTKELPLHLAAYRSRPECHAVVHLHSGFATAVSCLKELNTKDALPAFTPYYAMRVPCLPVIAYFPPGDVRLATELEKLAPETPAMLMRNHGSVALGRNLLEASALAEEIEETARLFFILGERGKALGAAEVSYLRNRGRA
- a CDS encoding MFS transporter, with amino-acid sequence MAAAVATSMNVAVNGRANETRVTASKYALPLLLTTSMFINYIDRSNLSIAAPLMQKDMGLTTAQIGVLSSAFFWTYALFQLVGISGWLCDRFRVTMVFGISALVWGLSTLVTGFLSSFWAIFAMRLILGAGESFAYPCYSRILATDVPQTSRGTANAFLDAASKLGPSVGMFLGGMLLVRFDWRIFFVVLGVISLAWVVPWFLFAARSSSSPINKPVSGGSVARILSSRSAWGTFAGHFCGNYVWFFLLIWLPSYLVKDKGLSTQAMANVGSIAFLVIAIGTLCAGWLSDRYIRRGVSPTIVRKSVVVGGLLGSASILVVGYVQSASFSLAMLLFACFAFGTYTSNHWAITQTIAGPAMAGRWTGLQNGIGNFSGIVASWLTGELATQTGSFRTSFVMTGLIALAGACMWGIVVGPVRELPVDKES
- a CDS encoding carbohydrate kinase family protein, with protein sequence MSDKEKGGIICAGSLVYDILVKPFGELRFGTTTFVDSIEYRIGGNAANTARALAILGVPVYILGAVGSDAQADFILDGLRSCGVDSNGVIRQSKPTATSVALIGADGQRQFLHRLGASEDAFAQPVAFAGDLRKGFSHLHLSSLFVVPHLRMNGRKILADAKHAGLTTSFDTNWDPYGEWMQALQPCLTQIDIFFMNEDEARMITGHVEAHAAARVLLEEGVSLVVIKLGHRGCAIYGREEVVCPAFPVNAVDTTGAGDCFVAGFLAAHQQGLPLPEIARFANAVGALSVQRIGAVEGVISRDRVRDWIASQGEAVRS
- a CDS encoding aspartate/glutamate racemase family protein; the protein is MSAKTLYAIHTGPVLVEVIKPLVKELLPGTSLVNIMDDGLLSEVREAGHLTTAVTRRLIGYGVLAASAGASAILNCCSSVGEAAEMLARVVDIPVVRIDEAMAERAVESGSRIGVIATLATTLDPTKQLILRKAKLSGRNIEVKSYVADSAFDSLLSGDPQKHDALVNAVIDRAIDENEVVVLAQGSMARLVAVRQDASNGRILTSPRTGVESLRKHLQMEHA
- a CDS encoding tagatose 1,6-diphosphate aldolase; its protein translation is MTIPKQSKTERLRSLSNADGVIAALAMDQRRSLRKLIANAASGPFEEIADSKLVEFKTAVTQVLTSHASAILLDPEYGLEAAEARAKNCGLLLAYEADGYENPRPNRMLALMPEHSVRTLRDAGSSGIKILLHYSPLDDDRPNLEKRILIERIGNECEALGMPFFLEPVLYDPVPAGKAPMSDFAFAKAKPALVIELMREFSRDIYKVDILKVEFPVVPTYVQGSAVHRGETAYTMDEALDSFRAADKVAHCPYIYLSAGVSTPVFLESLRMANESGARYSGVLCGRATWQDGVSVYATQGVGAFRKWLETQGAANLERLNQLLRSAIPWQQRLQRA